In Trichoderma atroviride chromosome 2, complete sequence, one DNA window encodes the following:
- a CDS encoding uncharacterized protein (EggNog:ENOG41): MQALDGAEYDGGVLKVSLAKRNDRQSTRTNATPDRNGQGRGWSRPSNPRPEGGLPPSARAMGSNNWRSRDAQ, encoded by the coding sequence ATGCAGGCTCTCGACGGCGCCGAGTACGATGGAGGCGTGCTGAAGGTTTCACTGGCCAAGAGGAACGACAGACAATCCACCCGCACCAACGCGACACCGGACCGCAATGGCCAGGGACGCGGCTGGTCACGACCTTCCAACCCCCGACCCGAGGGCGGACTGCCACCTTCGGCCAGGGCCATGGGATCCAACAACTGGAGGAGCCGAGATGCCCAGTAG
- a CDS encoding uncharacterized protein (EggNog:ENOG41) gives MDGTDGRNDALADGRRIYLGNLHYVLKSEDIEEFLIANGFDDIENIHMSIDAVSSRNPGYCFVDFAQRPTAERALTSLQASLRGREIKVGPCEPRKKRNENGRSGFQQRTNEWRGAQGDDGQQYQSEQRPRGGLNRSEEVVDESQGKRLYVGGLAKMGDQDQNNQEMMGIFTGFNPSYIGKRIAPP, from the exons ATGGACGGTACCGATGGACGAAACGACGCCTTGGCTGATGGCCGGCGCATCTACTTAG GCAACCTCCACTATGTGCTCAAGTCGGAGGACATTGAGGAGTTCCTCATTGCCAACGGCTTTGACGACATTGAGAACATCCACATGTCCATTGACGCCGTCAGCAGCCGCAACCCGGGCTACTGCTTCGTGGACTTTGCCCAGCGCCCAACGGCTGAGCGCGCTCTCACCTCGCTGCAGGCATCGCTGCGTGGCCGTGAGATCAAGGTCGGCCCTTGCGAGCCTAGAAAGAAGCGCAATGAGAACGGCCGCTCGGGCTTCCAGCAGCGAACTAACGAATGGCGAGGTGCGCAAGGCGATGACGGCCAACAGTACCAGAGCGAGCAGAGGCCCCGCGGTGGCTTGAACCGCTCCGAGGAGGTGGTTGATGAGTCCCAGGGAAAGCGACTGTATGTTGGCGGACTGGCCAAGATGGGCGACCAGGACCAGAACAACcaggagatgatgggaatcTTCACCGGTTTCAACCC CTCGTACATTGGCAAGCGCATTGCCCCCCCATGA
- a CDS encoding uncharacterized protein (EggNog:ENOG41): protein MPHSTPRRTRGPGNRQNLVKREPDAASRQDTVTDASTEAGESLDGPEFYRSFIDPRGNRSNAPAPSERTAESDPTDPVFREVRAAAPAASTATAASPRNLEESFFQTSFQDIGKKLKDCNDTLGELQQLGVSHDVQLPELVLVGDQSAGKSSLMSGLANLDLPRSEGTCTRCPLHIRVSRNADWSCRVWLRKEYSYEPPDGAIHETDVTSNDPFFPWRKRPSTQVLEFKTMHDKSEIEDVLRWAQIAILNDDKNHNLFVPGRGATAMNTPIEKAAEETLAKFSPNVVALEIKGPDLPDLSFYDMPGIFQNPADANDEYLVNVVRNLSSAYIQHPSAIIICAMPMNSDAENSATFGLTRKLKAKDRTIGVLTKADLLPDGGNHAQWLEIMKGYAHATGLGYFITSRPQGKELEELKKWEERMFEDQSVDKWPAPFHQFVHRCGVERLKAFLSERLGEEFAKSLPTIKSKVKYLLDKTNRQLANLPELPSNVELEIQTCLNSFADSARIRIDDFAARINSLPNSFRDCLLEIKPKFTLKDRSDIDPVVLSDDDEPDAPAPGPATASFSTPSKRRHPAQQATPSKRSRTDHMANGAPDMVKPEDTGNVNVGTPPPGYYNMGLIYPFTQFSDIGRGFRTLRQVKEEIQAKMKAGMPSIIPPDVYNDLAMEAIKPWNQPTNVYLQEVIRLLHVELETALNKSLENLKKRFIYPEAKRHLKSCLDSHWKETRKALQELYADETERVMTYNTEAFNQCLKSERAVLVRFRHHMRMIGAGYAQKDLVPWEGLTEEKQVQDLKKREQDQNKLKPDEFEREVEVVAYVRGYYKLAALRYSDAVTQRIVCRMIPAIRRQLRNYLDEQLGVRGPNSVNVYAKLMDEDAATAAKREMLKMEQGKFIQALQSIESLESEMTSDVASIVESSGLRSDPAERRDSNVTMEVDMRYATGET from the exons ATGCCGCACTCGACACCTCGCCGTACTCGCGGCCCAGGAAATCGGCAGAATCTTGTCAAGCGTGAGCCAGACGCCGCTTCTCGCCAAGATACAGTTACAGATGCCAGCACCGAGGCTGGCGAATCGCTGGATGGGCCAGAGTTTTATAGGTCTTTTATCGATCCTCGCGGCAACAGATCTAATGCCC CGGCGCCTAGTGAACGCACGGCAGAATCAGATCCTACAGATCCCGTGTTTCGAGAAgtgagagctgctgctccggcTGCAAGCACCGCGACTGCGGCCAGCCCTAGAAATTTGGAGGAAAGCTTCTTCCAGACCTCGTTCCAAGATAttggcaagaagctcaaggactGCAACGATACCCTTGGAGAGCTGCAGCAACTCGGCGTGTCTCACGATGTTCAGCTGCCGGAGCTTGTGCTCGTCGGCGATCAGTCTGCGGGCAAATCCAGCTTGATGTCGGGTCTTGCCAACCTGGACTTGCCGCGCAGTGAGGGAACTTGCACTCGATGCCCTCTGCACATTCGCGTTTCTCGCAACGCTGACTGGTCCTGTCGCGTGTGGCTGCGGAAAGAATATTCCTATGAGCCTCCGGATGGCGCCATACATGAGACAGACGTCACTTCTAATGACCCCTTTTTCCCTTGGCGAAAGCGGCCGAGTACCCAGGTTCTGGAGTTCAAGACGATGCACGACAAGAGCGAGATTGAAGACGTCTTGCGCTGGGCCCAAATTGCCATATTAAACGATGACAAAAACCACAATCTGTTCGTCCCTGGACGGGGCGCTACCGCCATGAACACGCCAATTGAAAAGGCGGCAGAAGAGACTTTGGCCAAATTCTCACCCAATGTCGTTGCATTGGAGATCAAAGGCCCAGACCTGCCGGATCTGTCATTCTACGATATGCCTGGTATTTTCCAGAATCCCGCCGATGCCAACGACGAGTATCTGGTCAACGTGGTCCGGAACCTCTCCAGCGCCTACATCCAGCACCcctctgccatcatcatctgcgcCATGCCAATGAACAGCGATGCCGAGAATTCTGCAACCTTTGGCCTCACTCGTAAATTGAAGGCCAAGGACAGGACTATCGGTGTGCTCACAAAGGCAGATCTGCTTCCTGACGGTGGAAATCACGCCCAGTGGCTCGAGATCATGAAGGGGTATGCTCACGCTACAGGATTGGGATACTTTATTACATCTCGTCCTCAGGGCAAAGAACTGGAAGAGTTGAAAAAATGGGAAGAGCGCATGTTTGAGGATCAGTCCGTCGATAAATGGCCCGCCCCCTTTCATCAGTTTGTCCACCGCTGCGGCGTTGAACGGCTTAAAGCATTCCTGTCAGAGCGGCTGGGCGAGGAATTCGCAAAAAG CTTGCCCACCATCAAATCCAAGGTCAAATACCTTCTCGATAAAACGAACCGGCAGCTGGCCAATCTCCCAGAGCTCCCCAGTAACGTGGAACTAGAGATTCAGACTTGCCTCAACAGCTTTGCTGATAGTGCCCGCATCAGGATTGACGACTTTGCTGCACGCATCAATAGCTTGCCCAATAGTTTCCGAGACTGTCTTTTGGAGATTAAGCCTAAATTCACCCTCAAAGACCGCAGCGATATTGATCCAGTAGTACTGTCTGACGATGATGAGCCCGATGCCCCAGCGCCTGGTCCTGCCACGGCAAGTTTCTCCACTCCTTCGAAGCGGCGGCATCCAGCACAACAGGCAACGCCCTCGAAGCGGTCCCGGACTGACCATATGGCCAACGGAGCACCAGATATGGTCAAGCCCGAGGACACAGGCAATGTCAACGTCGGAACTCCCCCGCCTGGATATTACAACATGGGTCTTATATATCCTTTTACGCAATTTAGCGACATTGGCCGGGGGTTCCGCACACTTAGGcaagtcaaagaagaaatacaGGCCAAGATGAAGGCAGGCATGCCGAGCATCATCCCGCCAGATGTATACAATGACCTAGCCATGGAGGCTATCAAGCCATGGAACCAACCTACAAACGTCTACTTACAAGAAGTGATCCGCTTGCTCCACGTTGAGCTCGAAACGGCCTTGAACAAGTCCCTCGAGAATCTCAAGAAGCGCTTCATATACCCAGAGGCCAAGCGACATCTCAAGAGCTGTTTGGATTCACATTGGAAAGAAACACGAAAAGCACTCCAAGAGCTTTATGCTGATGAGACCGAACGGGTCATGACATACAACACGGAAGCATTTAACCAGTGTctgaagagcgagagagctGTGCTAGTTCGGTTCCGACACCATATGAGAATGATAGGAGCAGGTTACGCACAGAAAGATCTCGTTCCGTGGGAAGGGCTTacagaagaaaagcaagtccaagacttgaagaagcgagagCAGGACCAAAACAAGCTGAAGCCGGACGAATTTGAGCGGGAGGTCGAGGTTGTTGCGTACGTTAGAGGGTACTACAAGCTCGCCGCCCTGCGATACTCCGATGCCGTGACGCAGCGCATCGTTTGCCGCATGATCCCCGCCATTCGCCGGCAGCTGCGCAATTACCTGgatgagcagcttggcgTGCGCGGGCCGAATTCTGTGAACGTCTACGCGAAGCTcatggatgaagatgccgcGACGGCGGCCAAGCGCGAGATGCTCAAGATGGAACAAGGCAAGTTTATTCAGGCTCTGCAGAGCATCGAAAGTCTCGAGTCGGAGATGACTTCGGATGTGGCGAGCATTGTTGAGAGTAGTGGTCTGCGGTCGGATCCAGCCGAGCGACGAGATTCGAATGTGACGATGGAGGTTGATATGCGCTATGCGACGGGAGAGACGTAG
- a CDS encoding uncharacterized protein (EggNog:ENOG41), whose protein sequence is MVQKVWRRNFAAGFGLEKALEAARSSSAPVAIQSPPGGSSPRRGEFIFLATQNTDHSSDHINSFKLSPTQTSAAKASPSPPSPPPTPLSSATCSTRASSPTPKQAAQRSSLSATAPARRRCTRSPRDPASRPTTRVGCSARGRPCCDSA, encoded by the coding sequence ATGGTTCAGAAAGTTTGGCGACGCAACTTTGCGGCTGGATTCGGCCTTGAAAAGGCCCTGGAGGCGGCTCGCAGCTCCAGTGCTCCGGTTGCCATCCAGTCTCCTCCTGGCGGAAGCTCCCCCCGAAGAGGTGAGTTTATCTTTTTAGCAACTCAAAACACTGATCATTCATCTGATCATATAAATAGCTTCAAGCTCTCACCGACGCAGACGTCGGCGGCCAAGGCTTCaccctctcctccttcacCACCTCCGACGCCACTGAGCTCGGCAACCTGCTCTACGCGCGCCTCCTCCCCTACGCCAAAGCAGGCCGCTCAACGCTCATCTCTATCAGCAACGGCGCCGGCACGCAGACGCTGTACCAGGTCGCCACGGGACCCGGCGTCACGCCCGACAACGAGAGTTGGGTGCAGCGCAAGAGGACGGCCGTGCTGCGATTCGGCGTGA